The following coding sequences are from one Humulus lupulus chromosome X, drHumLupu1.1, whole genome shotgun sequence window:
- the LOC133806756 gene encoding uncharacterized protein LOC133806756 encodes MLLDTETRYSMMEKLALALITAKKKLRQYFESHTIIVYTDYPLKQVLNKLDLYGRLSKWTIELETYDIRFSPRKAKKGQVLADFLVEIQSFTPDTLPELLESEADWVWIMHTDVASNSQGAGIGIVLEAPSGLKIEEAIRLEQFATNSEAEYEALIYGLELARDMGIRRLKVREDSKLMIEQVVMNFDTKPPHLTNLLQKVTDLQSKFHQFELVQVPREQNQKVDALVKLASAGECSRRSVIYTSQSLKALEVFSTSSEPECWMDPIIRYLSKSELPTHPKDAKLLRLRAQCYSIICGMLYRKSFNGPYLQCLRPSEAKKLLEEIHEGACGNHTGGRSLAHKALTAGYYWSYMMTKAPDYARKCDKCLRFAPTFHQPAQALPSIIAPWPFAKWGMDMVGELPRAAGGKSYALIATDYFTKWVIVEAYITVSKTDTTSFVWKHIICQFGIPWEIVVDNGNPFQNAKL; translated from the exons ATGCTACTAGACACTGAAACCCGCTACAgcatgatggaaaaattggcactcgCACTCATTACAGCAAAGAAGAAGCTACGACAGTATTTCGAAAGCCATACCATCATTGTATATACGGACTACCCACTGAAGCAAGTGTTGAACAAACTCGATCTCTATGGTAGATTATCCAAGTGGACAATTGAACTCGAGACGTATGATATACGGTTCTCGCCGCGAAAAGCAAAAAAGGGCCAAGTACTTGCTGACTTCCTAGTCGAGATACAATCTTTTACCCCAGATACCTTACCTGAACTGCTGGAATCAGAAGCTGACTGGGTATGGATAATGCATACGGACGTAGCCTCCAATTCTCAAGGAGCCGGGATTGGCATCGTATTGGAAGCACCCTCTGGGCTAAAAATTGAGGAAGCCATTCGGTTAGAACAATTTGCCACGAATAGtgaggctgagtatgaggctCTGATTTATGGCTTAGAACTAGCACGAGACATGGGCATTAGACGATTGAAAGTAAGAGAGGATTCAAAGCTCATGATAGAACAAGTGGTCATGAATTTCGACACCAAGCCACCCCACCTGACTAACCTATTACAAAAGGTGACTGACTTACAGTCAAAATTCCATCAGTTTGAACTTGTACAAGTACCGAGGGAACAAAATCAGAAGGTCGATGCCCTCGTCAAATTAGCTTCTGCAGGGGAATGTTCTCGGCGCTCCGTCATATACACAAGCCAATCACTGAAAGCTTTGGAAGTTTTCTCAACCTCATCAGAACCTGAGTGCTGGATGGATCCAATCATTCGTTATTTATCTAAGTCTGAACTGCCAACCCATCCAAAAGACGCTAAACTTCTGCGTCTTCGAGCTCAATGCTACTCTATCATCTGTGGAATGTTATACCGCAAGTCCTTTAATGGCCCCTATCTTCAGTGTTTGCGTccatcagaagctaaaaaatTGTTAGAGGAAATCCACGAAGGAGCATGTGGAAATCACACTGGGGGCCGAAGTTTGGCACACAAGGCACTTACAGCAGGGTACTATTGGTCATACATGATGACAAAAGCACCCGACTATGCcagaaagtgtgacaaatgcctgCGATTTGCGCCCACCTTCCATCAGCCCGCTCAAGCTTTACCCTCCATCATTgcaccttggccttttgcaaagtGGGGGATGGACATGGTAGGGGAACTGCCTAGAGCTGCTGGAGGAAAAAGCTATGCTCTGATAGCcaccgattacttcactaaatgggtcatAGTAGAAGCATACATCACGGTTAGCAAAACAGACACCACGAGCTTCGTGTGGAAGCACATCATTTGTCAATTTGGGATACCATGGGAGATAGTCGTTGACAACGGAAACCCATTCCAAAATGCCAAA TTATAG
- the LOC133806757 gene encoding uncharacterized protein LOC133806757, with product MIHGIVEFTEEQEQATKIHKRMEERVKRYRSLAHTVNLITSEERRYPASAITFTEDDLRGVHLPHGDPLVISLQVDHCLLGRVLVDGGSGVDILFWEVFQKMGLEENQIRTSAAPILGFNSQRVYPKGVVRLTVIATERTLPVDFLIVDSITSYNAIMGRSWIYRMQGVVSTLHQVMRCHSPNGRYTIDIKGCQKQAKKCFLTLKEINDSGTSPSKDNPKK from the coding sequence ATGATACACGGGATCGTGGAGTTCACCGAAGAACAAGAGCAGGCCACCAAAATTCACAAGAGGATGGAAGAACGGGTAAAGCGATACAGATCATTAGCCCACACAGTCAACCTCATCACTTCGGAGGAAAGACGCTATCCAGCCTCTGCAATCACCTTCACCGAAGATGACTTACGGGGAGTACACCTGCCCCATGGTGATCCTCTAGTTATTTCACTACAGGTCGACCATTGCCTGCTGGGAAGAGTTCTAGTCGATGGGGGCAGTGGGGTTGACATTCTCTTCTGGGAAGTCTTCCAGAAGATGGGTCTCGAAGAAAATCAGATCAGGACCTCTGCTGCACCAATTTTGGGATTTAACAGCCAGAGGGTATACCCGAAGGGCGTTGTTCGATTAACCGTGATAGCCACAGAACGCACCTTGCCTGTGGACTTCCTCATCGTGGACTCCATCACAAGCTATAACGCCATCATGGGAAGAAGTTGGATCTACCGAATGCAGGGAGTGGTCTCGACTTTGCATCAAGTTATGCGGTGCCACTCACCCAACGGACGGTATACCATCGACATAAAAGGATGCCAGAAGCAAGCCAAGAAATGCTTCCTTACCCTGAAAGAAATAAATGACTCTGGCACCTCCCCTTCTAAAGACAATCCTAAAAAATAG